From the candidate division TA06 bacterium genome, the window ATGCACACCCAGACAGAACTTGAATGCGCGTACATGCCCGTAAGGGATGAACTGGCCCAGGTTGAAAAGGAGCTGAGGAAGTCTGTGTCAAAGGATTTTGGAACCGTGAGCGATGCTCTCGTCTACCTTCTGGGCTCTGAAGGGAAAAGAGTAAGGCCGGCAGTCCTGATACTAGTTGCCAAGGCGTGCGGCCTAAATGGAAGCGGCAGGGGCGTCCAGATGGCGACTGCAGCGGAGTTGTTTCACACTGCAACACTCGTTACAGACGACATTCTTGATGCTGCGGTGATCAGGAGGGGCCAGAAGACAGTGAATCAAAAGTGGGGGACAGATACGGCCGTTCTTTCAGCCCAGTACCTCTACCTGAGCGCGCTTTCCATCTCAAGCAGGATAAAGAGCAATGGCGATGTGAGCGACTATTCCAGAGTGATCCTGGACACAGCCAACTCTATGTTGTCCGGCGAAATCAAGGACATTGAAACTGGAAAATCAGACCGCTTACTGACTGAACAGGAGTACATCAGTATGGTCAGGGACAAGACCGCCTCCCTCTTTTCGGCCTGTTCTCGCATAGGAGCTCTACTGGCCGATGCCGAACCCAGAGTATTGAAAGCCATGCTTGTCTATGGTGAAAACCTGGGTATCGCCTTTCAGATAGCTGATGATGTTCTGGACATCACAGCCGATGAGAATCTGCTCGGCAAGTCTCTGGGGACTGATCTTCGCATGGGAAGAATGACACTTCCTCTCATTCACCATCTTCGGGTTTCAGATAGGAAGACCCGAAGAACATTTGTTGAGAGCTTGGCCAGCGGCAAAGGCGAGTTGGCATCGTTAAGGTTTTCTCTTGAGAGGAGCGGTTCAATAGACTATAGTCTGAATAGGGCCAGGCAGTACGCTT encodes:
- a CDS encoding polyprenyl synthetase family protein; translated protein: METSGSAQTATRKGPAMHTQTELECAYMPVRDELAQVEKELRKSVSKDFGTVSDALVYLLGSEGKRVRPAVLILVAKACGLNGSGRGVQMATAAELFHTATLVTDDILDAAVIRRGQKTVNQKWGTDTAVLSAQYLYLSALSISSRIKSNGDVSDYSRVILDTANSMLSGEIKDIETGKSDRLLTEQEYISMVRDKTASLFSACSRIGALLADAEPRVLKAMLVYGENLGIAFQIADDVLDITADENLLGKSLGTDLRMGRMTLPLIHHLRVSDRKTRRTFVESLASGKGELASLRFSLERSGSIDYSLNRARQYASAARKSLDILGESAYKKSLEALSRYAVQREM